The Faecalibaculum rodentium genome segment GTCGGACCATTCATGTCTTTTTCAGACAATACAGGTTCTATCCCCTCCAGTAGAGCGCCCCAGTCTACGTTCACTGTTGGGTCATCATAGCGCATTCCGCCTTCTGATTCCTTGTTGTATACATTGTCTACCTTATAACGGAATTCCACATCCGGTGTCAGTGTCAGAAAGCCATGCGCAAATCCCTGAGGAATGAAAAACTGCCGGTGGTTATCTTCTGACAGTTCTACCGATACCCATTTTCCAAATGATGGGCTTCCCTTTCGGATATCCACGGCTACGTCAATCACGCGGCCTTTTGTACAGGATACCAGTTTGGATTGTGCATAGGGAGGATTCTGCCAATGCAGGCCGCGGAGTGTTCCCGGCGTTGCGCTGAAGGACATATTATCCTGTACAAAATCTACATCGATCCCCAGTTTTTCATATTTGGGTTTTGAATATGTCTCGGTAAAATAACCGCGATGATCACCAAATACATCTGTATCAATAATCAGTACTCCAGGGATTGCTGTTTCAGTAACTTTCATGCGGACTCTCCTTTACTTGATATATTTCCTGTCCAGTATTTTTTTCAGATAATCACCATACTGGTTCTTTTTGTATGTCTCGTAAGTCCTAGCCAAATCTTCGTGTGTGATCCATCCATTGTCATATGCGATTTCTTCCAGACAGGCGATCTTCCGATGCTGATGTTCTTCAATGGTTTTGACGAAATTCGTGGCATCTACCAGTGACTGATGGGTTCCTGTATCCAGCCAGGTGAACCCATCTCCCAGAAGGGTAACGTTCAGATTGCCTTTGTCCAGATAAATCCGGTTCAAATCTGTTATCTCCAGCTCTCCGCGGGGACTAGGCTTGAGATTCTTGGCATACTCAACAACATTGTTGTCATAAAAATACAATCCGGTTACAGCGTAATTGGATTTGGGATCTTCGGGTTTTTCTTCCAGCGATACAGCTTTTCCATCGCTGTCAAACTCAACAACGCCAAACCGTTCCGGGTCTTCGACATAGTATCCGAATACTGTAGCCCCATTTTCTCTGTTAGCTGCAGCTCTGAGCCTTTTGGTCAGTCCGTGTCCATGGAAGATATTGTCTCCCAGTATCATGGCAACTGAGTCATCTCCAATGAACTCTTCTCCGAGGATGAATGCCTGGGCAAGTCCATCTGGCGAAGGCTGTACTTTATAAGAGAGGTTCACTCCATACTGATGCCCATCCCCCAGAAGTTCCTCAAATCGGGGTGTATCTTCCGGTGTGGAGATGATCAGGATATCCTTGATTCCTGCCTGCATGAGAATGCTCATGGAGTAGTAAATCATAGGCTTGTCATAAATTGGTAGCAGCTGCTTCGATGTTACTTTTGTAAGTGGGTAAAGCCGGGTTCCGCTTCCCCCTGCTAAAATAATGCCTTTCATGGAATTTACCTCCAATATCAACACAATAAACCCTGACCTAAGGTCAGGGTCAAGCATCCTTCTATGACAATTTTAATACTTCAAGCCTCTAAGTATCTGGAAAACAAGGAACACCATTTTAAGGTAATATTAATTTTATTAAGTTTTATAGCCAACAAAAAGACAGGCGTCTTTCTGAACCTCTATCTTCCCATTCTGCTGCAGCTGTTTATCAATATAACTGCTGAATTCTTCCAGATTGTTTACTAGCATTTCAGTCTGATTCCCATGACAACTGAGAATATAGTCAATCAATGGCTGTCTTTCGCTAATCTGGAGTGACCCAAAGAAATCAAATCTGTTCAGCCCTTTGAAATATTTACGAAGAATTTCACTGCCATTCTCTTTACCGAATTTATCCTGCAGACACTCTGTCGATAAGCT includes the following:
- the rfbC gene encoding dTDP-4-dehydrorhamnose 3,5-epimerase; this translates as MKVTETAIPGVLIIDTDVFGDHRGYFTETYSKPKYEKLGIDVDFVQDNMSFSATPGTLRGLHWQNPPYAQSKLVSCTKGRVIDVAVDIRKGSPSFGKWVSVELSEDNHRQFFIPQGFAHGFLTLTPDVEFRYKVDNVYNKESEGGMRYDDPTVNVDWGALLEGIEPVLSEKDMNGPTLEKSDNQFVYGENC
- the rfbA gene encoding glucose-1-phosphate thymidylyltransferase RfbA — its product is MKGIILAGGSGTRLYPLTKVTSKQLLPIYDKPMIYYSMSILMQAGIKDILIISTPEDTPRFEELLGDGHQYGVNLSYKVQPSPDGLAQAFILGEEFIGDDSVAMILGDNIFHGHGLTKRLRAAANRENGATVFGYYVEDPERFGVVEFDSDGKAVSLEEKPEDPKSNYAVTGLYFYDNNVVEYAKNLKPSPRGELEITDLNRIYLDKGNLNVTLLGDGFTWLDTGTHQSLVDATNFVKTIEEHQHRKIACLEEIAYDNGWITHEDLARTYETYKKNQYGDYLKKILDRKYIK